The Chitinophaga pinensis DSM 2588 region AAAAGGTCTGGAAACAGAATTTGCCACTGTGATCGTTTTTCTGCGTGAAGGGCATGGAGGTTTCATGTTTATCCACAATGAAAAAACACGCGATGCTTACTCTATCAAAGAGCGTATGCTCATTGAAGTGGCGAAGAGCATTGAAATTGCCTACGAGCTGTGTGACATGTTTACTGACTTTGATGTAGACATGGAGGTGCATGCTGACATCAACACAAATCCTCAGTTCAAGAGTAACCTGGCACTGCGTGAAGCAATGGGTTATATACTGGGAATGGGATTTGCCTTCAAGGCTAAACCAGATGCTTTTGCGAGCAGCTGTTGCGCTGATAAGGTGGTGAATTAAGCTATTGGCAGTTATCATTTATTCCACGCTTGCTGGATGCGCCCGCCGCCTCCAACAGGGAATTTTCCCCCTAATTTTCTGATTTCTCGATTTTTTTCCCTAATTTATAGTCAGTATATTATTGAATACCTGTCCAACATGCGTACCTACACAACTGTCATACTACTGCTAGTATTAGTGCTTGCCAATTCCGCGTGCAAAAAAGAAACTATTTCAGAGAATTCCTCCCAGAAACTACAGGGCAGCTGGAGACTGCTTTATTCAAAAGCAGCCAGCGGAACGGATCAGATCAGGGAAGACAGCAGCAATCTTACCATCCTCAAATTTGATGGCAACAACATGTTGCGTTATAAACGCGACAGTCTGATTTCCCGGGAGACGTTTCTGATGGCGCTGAAAAGCGATCACCAGCCTTACCTGGTGGCAGACAGCGATCCCTGGAATCCAAAGATCTTCAGTTGCACCATTACAGGCAATGATACATTATCACTGTTATCTGTACATTCCAACGTACATGTCGGTCAGATATATGTAAGAGTAAGACCCTGAGCGGAGACGACTCAGATTATACAATCGTCTTGTACTGCACATTATTTTCGTCAATAAATGACAGGATGGCGTCCCTGCCCATCTTCTTCACCGTGCTGGTCACAAAGTGAGCCGGCAGGAATTCCCATGTTTCCCGCAGTTTATTCAGAAATGCCTTGATATTACGGCTGGTTTCTGCCTGGGTGCTCTTATCCGCCTTGGTAAAGACCAGGGCAAAAGGGATCTGCCATTCGCCCAGCTGATTAATAAATTCGATATCCAGCTTCTGCGGCGTATGACGGCTATCTATCAATACAAATATATTTACCAGGTTTTCACGCTTACGGAGGTAGTTTTCGATCATCTGTTCCCATGATCTGCGCTGAGACTGACTCACTTTTGCAAAACCATAGCCCGGCAAATCGACCAGGTACCAGGATCCGTTGATCAGAAAATGGTTGATCAGCTGAGTTTTACCAGGTGTGCCGGAGGTTTTTGCCAGCTTTTCATTGTTTGCCAGCATATTGATCAGGGAAGACTTGCCCACGTTGGATCGGCCTATAAAGGCATATTCCGGAAGGTTCGGAGTGGGACATTTCTGCCAGTCAACATTACTGATAAGATATTCTGCGCTTTTGATGATCATAATAGTTCAATCGATATTCAATGACCGTCAGATCATTGAGGTTTAGCGCAAAGTTCATGAAAATTTAGTTATTGCCCGCATTTCTCTGTTTCTACCTATTTTCTCCTAACTTTGCGCCCTATGTCAGATAAGAAGATTGTACCATTTGCCACATCAGCACTCAGCAAGAAGGAACAGGTAGCGACCATGTTCAACGACATCGCACACCGCTATGACTTTCTTAACCATTTTATGTCTTTAGGCATTGATATTCAATGGCGTAAAAAGGCTTTAAAACAGCTGAAAACGTTACAGCCCAAAAAAATGCTGGATGTGGCGACAGGTACAGGGGACTTTGCCATCATGGCCAATAAAATGCTGCGTCCCGATTCTATCATTGGTATTGATATTTCTGAGGGAATGCTCTCCCACGGCCGTGAGAAGATCAATAAACTGGGTCTGAACGATAAAATAACCCTTCAGCTGGGAGACAGTGAGACAATAAGTTTTCCTGATCAGGCGTTTGATGCAATAACGGTAGCATACGGTGTGCGCAACTTTGAGCATCTGGAAAAGGGACTGTCAGAAATGTTGCGTGTACTTAAACCGGGTGGAAAACTGGTGATACTGGAATTTTCTAATCCAACAGTTTTCCCTATTAAACAATTATATAATTTATATTTTCGTTATATTACACCTTTGATCGGAAAATGGATCGCTAAGAGTCAGGCAGCATATACATATCTGCCGGAATCCGTGAAAGCGTTTCCACAAGGTCAGGAAATGTGTAATATTTTAACTAATACCGGTTTCCAGGCAGTAACATGCAAAAAACTCACATTCGGCATCAGCTCTATTTATTGCGCGTCCCGCTAGTACTTCTGATTATCCTATGGAATATGGCCGGCGTGAAAGCGCAGACCGTCATGAACATGGAAGAACATGATGCCAAGCCCTATTACTTCGGTATCACACTGGCCGGCAATAACTCTAACTTCAAATTGCTCCAGGACGAGATCTTCCTCAAACAGGATTCCATCATGGTAGCTGAACCACTGAAGACCTTTGGATTCAATCTGGGTCTGCTGGGCAACCTGCGTCTGAGTGAGAACTTTGATCTTCGCTTGAATCCGCAGTTATTATTCGCCTCCAAGAACCTCTACTATAAGGAAAACTACCCGCAAAGGGAAACGACCAAAAACATTGAATCTATCCTGCTTAGCTTCCCGCTACAGGTAAAATTCAAATCTGACCGTATCGGCAACATGCGCGTGTATACGATCGGTGGTCTGAAGTATGACTATGACCTGGCCTCTAATGCCCGCGCCCGTCGTGCAGAAGACCTGGTAAAGATCAGAAAAAGCGATTTCGGGTATGAATTCGGAGCAGGATTTGAGTTTTATTTTCCCAGCTTTATCTTCTCTCCGGAGTTTAAAATCAGCAATGGTATAGGCAATGTACATGTAAAAGATGAACACCTGCGCTACTCCAATGTGATCGATAAACTGCAGTCCCATATGATCGTATTCTCCATTCACCTGGAAGGTTGATTTCTCCTATCTTTGCGGGATGCAAAACTACTTAATCCGCAATATATCAGTGGTCAACGAAGGGACCACCACTGTTCAGGACGTATATATACAGGATGGCCGTATCGCTAAGATAGCTCCGCAGATCACCGTCAGCGGTCAGTATACCGAGATCAACGGCGAAGGTAAACACCTCCTGCCCGGTGTGATCGATGACCAGGTACATTTCCGCGAACCAGGTCTCACGCATAAAGCGACCATCTACACGGAAGCACGCGCGGCTGTTGCCGGTGGTA contains the following coding sequences:
- a CDS encoding ribonuclease H-like YkuK family protein; the encoded protein is MKWRRFNGEPIQLPIKEEVRQAIIRETGKGFHLKVCIGTDSQVKGLETEFATVIVFLREGHGGFMFIHNEKTRDAYSIKERMLIEVAKSIEIAYELCDMFTDFDVDMEVHADINTNPQFKSNLALREAMGYILGMGFAFKAKPDAFASSCCADKVVN
- the yihA gene encoding ribosome biogenesis GTP-binding protein YihA/YsxC — translated: MIIKSAEYLISNVDWQKCPTPNLPEYAFIGRSNVGKSSLINMLANNEKLAKTSGTPGKTQLINHFLINGSWYLVDLPGYGFAKVSQSQRRSWEQMIENYLRKRENLVNIFVLIDSRHTPQKLDIEFINQLGEWQIPFALVFTKADKSTQAETSRNIKAFLNKLRETWEFLPAHFVTSTVKKMGRDAILSFIDENNVQYKTIV
- the ubiE gene encoding bifunctional demethylmenaquinone methyltransferase/2-methoxy-6-polyprenyl-1,4-benzoquinol methylase UbiE — translated: MSDKKIVPFATSALSKKEQVATMFNDIAHRYDFLNHFMSLGIDIQWRKKALKQLKTLQPKKMLDVATGTGDFAIMANKMLRPDSIIGIDISEGMLSHGREKINKLGLNDKITLQLGDSETISFPDQAFDAITVAYGVRNFEHLEKGLSEMLRVLKPGGKLVILEFSNPTVFPIKQLYNLYFRYITPLIGKWIAKSQAAYTYLPESVKAFPQGQEMCNILTNTGFQAVTCKKLTFGISSIYCASR
- a CDS encoding outer membrane beta-barrel protein; this translates as MAGVKAQTVMNMEEHDAKPYYFGITLAGNNSNFKLLQDEIFLKQDSIMVAEPLKTFGFNLGLLGNLRLSENFDLRLNPQLLFASKNLYYKENYPQRETTKNIESILLSFPLQVKFKSDRIGNMRVYTIGGLKYDYDLASNARARRAEDLVKIRKSDFGYEFGAGFEFYFPSFIFSPEFKISNGIGNVHVKDEHLRYSNVIDKLQSHMIVFSIHLEG